The Novosphingobium humi DNA window CCACCACCGAACCCGATGCCGTGGCGCGGATCTTGGTGGCCTCGACCAGATGGCGCGCGGCATTCCATTTAGGCAGGATATCGGCCAGACTTTCATCCGCCTTGCGCAATTCGTCGGCGGCGGCACGGTCATTGTCCGTGCCCAGCGACATGGAGCGCATCTGGGTTTCGCCCAGTTGCGCACCGATTGAGGCGCGGTCGGCCGTAAGCCCTGCATTCTGCCCCGACAATTGCGCCCGCGCGCGTTCCAGTTCGCGCACGCGGTTCATGCTGGCATAGCCCTGATCGGCCAGAGCCCGCACGCCCGACAGTTCATCATCGAACAACGAGGCCTGCTTTTCCCCCGATACGATCTGCTCGCTCAACCCGCCGCGCTTTTTCTCCAGTTGGGCGGCCTGTTTTTGCAGAACACGGCGCTGCTGCCCGATTGCAGTATAATGGGCAGCCAGCACGGCGCGCTGCAGCCGCATGGCGTCATCGGCCAATTTTCGGTCCTGCGGATCCAGATTGGCAAAGGCGGCCGGTTCGGCCACGGCGCGCTGGTTGGTCAGTTCCGCCTGCAATCTGGCCTTTTCGGCCTGAAGCCCGATAACCTGGCTGGCGAGCGCGCGCTCATTGGCGGCCACTTCGCCCCCGTTCAATTCGAGCAGGATCTGGCCGGTGGTGACATACTGACCTTCGTGGACATAGAGCGCGCTGACCACGCCGCCGTCGCGATGCTGGACCGCCTGGCGGTTACCATAAACGGTGACGACGCCTTCGGCGGTGGCGGCGCTGTCGAGGGGGACGGCGAACGAAAAGATGCCAAATCCCAGAAAGAAGAGCAGGATAACCGCCCAGCCGCCCCAGATATCGCGGTGGCTGCTGGCCTCGATCATCTTGATTCCGCCCGAGAGTTTCATATTCTCGGTGTTGACGACCTCCATCGTAACAATATTGCTGTCCGACATGGATCAATCCTTCGACGCTTTTTCGGGTGTTTCCTGCGGAACGACGGCTTTGCCCCCGGACAATCGCTCCATCACGTCTTTGCGCGGCCCAAACATTTCGGCCCGGCCGTCGCGAATAACCAGCAATTTGTCGACATCGGCCAGAATGCCCGCCCGATGCGCCACCACGATGATGGTCACCCCCTGTTTACGCAGTTCGGCCAAGGTCCGAATCAGATGCATCTCTCCCTCGGCGTCGAGCGCCGAATTGGGCTCATCCAGCACCAGAACGCACGGCGAACCGAAAAGAGCGCGGGCCAGAGCCACTCGCTGCGCCTGTCCGACCGACAGGCCGCTGCCGTTATAGGTCAATTCGGTGTCATAGCCGTGCGGCAGGCGCAGAATGAATTCATGCACCCCGCTCAATTGCGCCACGCGCACCACTTCGGCGTCTAGCCCCCCCTCGCCGGGAAAGGTTTCCTGAAAGCGCGCGATGTTTTCCTTGATCGTGCCGCGAAACAGCGTCGGTTCCTGCGGGACATAGCCCAGCGCCCCGGCCAACTGGCGCTCCGGCCAGTCGATCAAAGCCGCGCCGTCGATACGCACCGAACCGTTGACCAGCGGCGCGATCCCGACCAGCGCGCGCGCCAGCGTCGATTTGCCCGCCCCGCTGGGCCCGATGATGCCCAGCATTTCGCCCGGCATCAGCCCAAAGCTGACCCCTTGCAGCAAGAGCCGATCGCGCGCGGGCGAGGCCACCGACACACCTTCGACCGAAACGCGGCCCTGCGCATCGGGCAACCATGTACGCTGGGGCGTCGGACCGACGCCGTCAAACAGCAGGCCGATCTGCTCATAGGCCGCGCGGGCCTGCACCAGACTTTTCCAAGCGGCAGTGACCATTTCGATCGGCGCCAGCGCACGTGAGACCAGCAGCGAGGCGGCGAAAATCGCACCCGGCGACATCTGCTGGCTGATCACCAGATAGGCCCCCAGCCCCAGCGCCAGCGATTGCAGCATCAGGCGGATCGCCTTAACGAAGGAGGTGATGACCGCCGTCTGCAACCCGGCGCGGGCGCTGATCAGGTTCGAGGTCAGGCGTTCACTGATCTGGATGCGGACAAAGGCCTTGCGCATCCCCAGCGCCCCAATCACCCCGGCCTGCCCCAGCGCGCTGTCCATCGCCTGAAACAGCGATTGGTTGGCGCCCACCACCTTCTGGATCGCCGCCTTGGTCACCTTCTCGTTCAGCCAGCTGAGAAGGCCGAGGATCAGGCCGCCCACCAGCGCAAACAGGCCGAGCAGCGGGTGCAGGATGGTGCAGACGATGATATAGATCGGCGCCCAGGGCAAATCGAAGAGCGCCAGCATCCCTTGCCCGGTCAGGGCCCCGCGCAATTGGTCAAATTCGCGCATCAGGCTGGAATTGGTGACCGTCCCGCTGCTGGCTCCGGCGCGCATCAGCGCATCGAAAATCCGGCCTGACAACTGCACGTCCAGCTTTTGGCTGGCGATGACGAACAGCCTTGTGCGAATGAGATCCAGCACCGCAATCGTGCTTGCCGCCGCGACAAACAACAGGGTGAGCAAGCCAAGCGTGGCAAAACCACGCGTGGGCACCACCCTGTCATAGACCTGGAGCATGTAAATGGTGGGTGCGAGATAAAGAATGTTCAGAAAGGCGCTGAAAATGCCCGCGTTGACGAAAAACACGCGGCACATTTTCAGCGCTTCCTGAATCTGCATCTCCCGCCCGGATTGCGGCAATTGCGCCTTTTTCACGGCATCCTCCATTCAGCGGGAATGATTTTCTGGCATATTTTCAGGAATGATAGGTGGAAAGGCTGCGGTGATAGCCATAGGCTTCGCCCACGCCGATCGAGGCATATTTGCGCGTGTCGACCAGCGTCAGGGCCGTGCCTACCACGCGGGCGCCCGACTGGTTGAGCACATCGACCGAGACCTTGGCCGCCTTGACGCTCGACTTGCGCCAGCGGCAAACCATCAGCGTAGCATCCGACAGCCAGCCCAGCAGCCTTGTATCGGCCACGGCCAGAACCGGCGCGGTGTCGATGATGATGACGTCGAATTGTTTGCGCAATTCGTTCATCAGCGCCCCGATCGCCTCGGCCTGAAACGCGCCCGATGACATTTCCTTGACCAGCGCGGGCAGCACCGCAAGATTGCTGCGCGGGTCCTTCAACAAGGCATCGGCCAGCGAAACCTTGCCATTCAGCACACTGATCAGGCCATGGCGCGCGCCCGGCACCAGCAACTGGCTGGCCGAACAGCGACGCAGATCGCCATCGATCAGCAGCACCCGCGCATGCCCTTCGGCCAGCACGCGGGCCAGGCTGATGGCCAGCGTGGTCTTGCCTTCGCGCGGCAGCGAAGAGGCCAGCGTGACGACCTTGGACGCGCCGGGCCGGTTCAGCTTGAGAAAAGCGCCGATGTTGCGCACCGCCTCGGTATAGACCGAGAAGGGGTGATCCAGCACAAAGTCCTCGGGCGCACCACCGGCCTGCGCCTTGGGCAGCTTGGTGATGTCGGGCAGGCCGCCGGCATATTCGACGTTGAGATTGCTCACCACGTCCTGACGCGTGCTGATGCTGTCATCGAGATATTCGGCAACCGCAACCCCGACCAGGCCGAGCATGACCGCCACAATGCCCCCGAACAGCAGCGCCAGCGGATAGTTGGGCCACAGCGGCTTTTCGCCGGGACGGGCCACGGCCGCGATGCTGGCATCGGGCAAGGGCGCCTTGGCCAGAGCCTGCACTTCCTTCGAACGCTGGAGGAAATTGGTGTAAACGGTCTTGCTGGCATCGGCCTTGCGCTGAAGGTCGGCCAGACCCACCTGGGCCGAACTGTTGGCCACCAGCGAGCTGCGCGCACCGCCAAGGCTGTTCTGGAGCGAGGCCAGATTCGAGCTGGCCGCCGACACATCGGCCCGCAGCGAGGCCAGAATGCGGCTGGTTTCGGCCGCGATCTGCTGGCGCACATCGGCCAGATTGCGCTTGGCCCGGATCACGTCTGGGTGCAGATCGCCATAGCGGGACTGCAATTCGGCCAGTTGCGCGCTCTGCTGCGCTTCCTGAACACGCATGGAACGGATCGTCTCGGACTGGACAACCGCGCCCACGCCGCCGCTGCCGCCGCTCGACAATTGTCCGCGGGCGGCCTCATAGCGGGCCAGAGCCTGGGCGTAATTGGCGCGCGCCGTGGCGATCTGTTCGTTCAGCGAGGAGACCTGCTGCTCGGCAACGGTCGCCCCCTGCGCGCTCATCAGATTGTGCGAATTAATATAGGCCTGAAGATTGGCGTCATCCTGCAAGGCGGTGCGGCGCAGTTCATCGGCATGGCTGGAAACAAATGTGCCGGCCAGTTCGGTTTCGCTCTGCTTGGCGGTGCTTTGCGTCAGCAGATATTGGCGAGCGATGCTGTTGGCGATGGCGGCGGCCATCTCAGACGACTGGGCCGTGGCGGTCACATCGATCACATAGGTCAGGCCCGAACGCTGAATCCGCAGATGCTTGAGCAGCGTGGTCATGGCCGCGTGCTCATCCAGGCTCATCGCCACCGGTTGCCCCGCCCGGGTTGCGACAGTTGTCTTCGCATCGGACCTATCGGTCTGGCGAAATTCGGGATTGCTCGCCAGATGCAGCTCGCGCACCGTGGCCAGCGCCACTTCGGGCGAACCGATCAGGCGCGTCTGCGTATCGACCACATAAGTATCGGCGGGCAATCCGGGCACAACCGGCGTGCTGCCGATAGGGTCGGCCTTGCGCGGCTCGATCAGGATGCTGGCCGTCGAAGAATAGATCGGCCTGGACATGAACAGAGCGGCAAGAACCGCGCTGATCACCAGAGCGAATACACAGGTAAAAACGACGATTCGCCGTAAAAACAGGGCAAGAAGATGACGAGGGTCGGGCAGAATGACGTTTTTCTCCCGAGGCGGATTATCATACCTAAGCTCAACTGGTGCGGTGGCCATTAGCTTTCTCCTTACCGTAAGGGTATTCCGGTAACTCGCCGCCGAGTACAACCAAAGTTGGGTCCGAAACGAAGGCGACCAAACCAAAGCGTCTTTGGTTTGGATAAAGTGTTCGTTTCTGACGAAGACTTGATTTGGTGGATTTTGTGGCCGCGTCCCGGCCTGTTCGGGACATGCCCGCATCACAACCCGGTTTCGTTAACGATAAGCGCCTGCGCAACGCCGTAACCGGCCCCTTGGCGGGCCGGGGCGGGATATTTTCGCCGTGCGGGGCGGCTACATTGCTCCGATATGGATAAAACCTTAGTGGTTTGGGCGCGGCCGGCCTTTCCCGCCCAATGCCCGCCGGAAGCCGCAATACCGGCCCGCCGCCCCCCCTCCCCGCCTGAAAGGCGTCACCCGACTCGCGATCCGCCACGTCGGCAATAAACCCATATGGTTTTACAACCTTCCCCAATGCGGTCATATCGGTGCCATCATGGCATGAAGCGGCTGCGCAATTGTGCCACATCCTTTGGCGTCATCCATGAGGGAGCGCCCGAGGCGAGATCAGATTGACCTCCTTCCCCCACCCTAGCCCGCCATCGCCCGTCAACTGGCCCGAACCAGCGCGCGCAGAGGCGCATCGCCGCGCCCGGCTGGATTATCTGGACGGGTGGCGCGGCGCGTCGATCCTGCTGGTTCTGGCGGGGCATTTTCTGCACATACCCGTGCTTGAGGCGGGCAAGCTGGGCGTCGAACTTTTCTTCGTGCTCAGCGGCAGGCTGATGGCCGAGATCCTGTTCATCGAACGCATGCCGCTGCGCCATTTCTATCCCCGGCGGATCGCGCGCATCTATCCCGCGCTGCTGGTGATGATCGCGGTCTCGACGCTGGCGCTGGCCCATACATCCATGGCCATCGGCCCGAAATATGCCGCAGCGGCGGCCTTGCTGGTCTATAATTACGCCGCGGCGCTGGGCTATCACGCGGGCGCGATCGATCATATCTGGTCGCTCTGTGTCGAAGAACACGCCTATCTGACACTCGGCCTTATCGCCGCGTTGACGGCGCGGCGACCGGCGCGTGCCTGGGCCTTGCTGCTGGCGCTCAGCCTGCTGGCCATGGCCAATGGGGTGATCAGCACCGCCGTGCTGGGGCAGAACTGGTATCAATCCTACTGGCGCTCGGATGTGCATATTGCCTCGATCCTGATCCCGGCGGTCCTGTTTCTCAGCCGCCAATGGCATCCGCAATGGTGGGCGGTGCGCGCATGGATGATCCCGGCGGCGCTGGTGGTGGGGGCGGCCTGCTTTGCGGGCGATCTGAACCATCCCCCCGTGTGGACCGGCACGCTGGGCACGATCGCCATCGCCTTTGCGCTGGTCTGGCTGGATCGCGGACCGGTCTGGCTGGTGCGGGCGCTGTCATGGCGCGGGCTGTGCGCGGTGGGGCTGCTGTCCTACTCGCTCTATCTCTGGCAGCAACCCTTCTACATCCATGCCCGCGATGGCGATCTCGCTCTGCGCATGGCCTCGCTGGCCGGGGCAGCTGTCATGGCCCTTATCAGCTATTACGCCGTAGAGCGGCCCGCTCGCTCGTGGTTGAACCTGCACTATAAACGCTGGCTGGCCCAGAGGCGCGCTATGCCGCAGGCGATGGGGGCCGAGGGATGACCCGCGCCGCCGAACACGCCTCGATGCGCCCCCGAATCCTGTATCTGGTCCATAATCTCCATGACGCGGCGGTGCGCCGCCGTCTGGCCATGTTCGAAGCTCATGGCGCGCAGGTCACTCTTGCCGGTTTTCGCCGCGCCGGATCATCGCAGGGCCAGACCGGATCGGCGGGCGTGATCGATCTGGGCATAACCGCCGATGGCCAATTGGCCCGACGTGCGTGGAGCGTGCTGCGCCATTGCCTGACGCCAGGCCGCCTGAGGCAACAGGCCAGACAGGCCGATGTCATCGTCGCGCGCAATCTGGAAACGCTGGTGATCGCGCGCCGGATCCTCCAACCGGGCCAGCGTCTGGTCTATGAATGTCTCGACATTCACCGGCTGCTGCTGGGCGACAGCTGGAAAACCCGGCTGCTGCACCGGATCGAAGGCTGGGCGCTGGCGCGCACGGCGCTGATTTTGATCAGCGCACCCCTGTTTCTGTCCGAATATTTCGTGGCGCGGCGCGGGTGGCAGGGTCCTCACCTGCTGTCGGAAAACAAGGTGCCGCAACAGGCGGCCCCGGCCAGCCTGCCTCCCTCGGCCGACGCCGGGCCGCCATGGGTCATCGGCTGGTTCGGCATGCTGCGCTGTCGGCGCAGTCTGGCCCTGCTGCGTGCCATCGCGGGCGCGGCAGAAGGGCGGATCAAGGTGGTGATCGCGGGCATCCCCTCGGAGGCCGAATTCGGCGCCGATTTTGCGGGGCAACTGGCCGATGATCCCCATGTCGAATTTGTCGGGCCCTATGGTGCAGGCGATCTGCCGGATCTGTATCGCCGCATCCATTTCATCTGGGCGATCGACTATTTCGAGGAAGGGCTCAATTCCGCCTGGCTCCTGCCCAACCGGCTTTACGAAGGGCTGGCCCATGGCGCCATCCCGATCGCTCTGGCCCATGTCGCCACCGGCCAATGGCTGATCCGGCACGGGGTGGGGGTGACCTTGGGTAATCCGGCGCGGGAACTACCCGCCTTTCTCGCCGCGCTCAGGCCGCAGGCCTATGACGGGCTGTGTCAGGCCGTGCGCGCCCTGCCGCCGGACGCCGTGCGCCAGTCCGAGGCCGAGAGTCGGAATGATTTCCGCATTATATCAGGTGCTTCATGAATGCGATGAACCCGCCGAACATGCCCATGGCGACAGAGGCTCTGGCTCAAACGCTGATCGTCATCCCCTGCCTGAACGAAGAGGCGCATCTGCCCGGACTGCTCAGCCAATTGCTGACCCAGAGCGGCGGGGCGACCATCGTGGTGGCCGACGGCGGCAGCACCGACCAGAGCCGGGCCATTGTGAACCGGATGGCGGCCGACCATCCCAATCTGATCCTGCTGGACAATCCGCGCCGGATTCAAAGCGCCGGCGTCAATCTGGCCGTCCGGCGCTTTGGCGCGGCGCATCTCTGGCTGGTGCGGATCGATGCCCATTGCCTTTATCCCGACCATTATGCCGCCAGGCTGATCGATGCCGCGCTGACAACCGGGGCCAGTTCTGTTGTCGTCCCGATGGTCACGGATGGCTTTGCCTGTTTCCAGCGCGGCGTGGCGGCGGCGCAAAATTCGCGATTAGGCACTGGCGGCGCAGCGCATCGGCATTTGGGCCATGGCCGGTGGATCGAACATGGCCATCATGCGCTGTTCGACCTGTCGCTCTATTGCCGGGCGGGCGGGTATGACGAGGCCTTCTCGCATAATGAAGACGCCGAACTGGATAAGCGACTGACCGCGCTGGGCGGTCGGATCTGGCTTGAGCCGACGGGCGCGCTGACCTATTTTCCGCGCCGCACGCCCTTGGCCCTGTTGCGCCAGTATCGCGGCTATGGCTTTGGCCGGGCCCAGAACATTGCCCGCCACCGCTCCCCGCTGCGCCTGCGTCAGGCGATACCGGTGCCGGTGGCGCCGGTGGCCTGTATCGGCCTGATGGCGCTGCCGCTGGCGGCGCTTGAACCTGGGGCTGTTTTTCTGGCGGTGCCGATGCTGCTGTGGCTTTTGGCCTGCGGAACCTATGGTTTGATGCTGGGCTGGAAACAAAAGTCGGCCTGCGTCGCATTTTCGGGGCTGGCCATGGCGGTCATGCATTTGGGCTGGTCGATGGGGTTCTGGCAATTTGTGCTGACCCGTCCGACGGATGGGGGGGCGCCTGCGGCCATCATTCCGGGCCAGCCGAATGCCGGGGCTGACCTCTCGCGATGAAAATATAAATCCCGCGAAGAACCGGCCTGCGCAGGATTTTTCCTTTTTGGATAAAGGCTTACTGCCTTCCGATGCTGGTGTACTGGAATCCCTTTGCGCGGGCGTCGGCGGGGTCGAAGACGTTGCGCAGGTCGATCAGGACGGGGGCGTTGAGCGCGCCCTTGAGCCGTTCCAGATCAATGGCGCGGAAGGCGTCCCATTCGGTCACGACCACGGCCACATCGACCCCGGTCACCACCTCAAAGGCGCTGTTCACCATCTTGACCTCGGGCATCAGCGGGGCGGCCGCCTCCATCCCCTCGGGATCATAGGCCACCACATGCACGCCCGCATCCGCCAGCGTTTGGGCAATCGCAATCGAGGGCGCGTCGCGCATGTCGTCGGTGTTGGGCTTGAAGATCAGGCCCAGCAGCGCCGCCGTCTTGCCGCGCGCCTCGGCCGGGCCGCCCAGCGCATCGACCACCTTGCGCCCCATCGCGCGCTTGCGCGTGTCATTGACATTGACCACCGCCTCGACGATGCGGGTCGGGCTGTCATAATCCTCGGCCGTTTTCAGCAGCGCCAGCGTGTCCTTGGGGAAGCACGAGCCGCCATAACCCGGCCCGGCGTGGACGAACTTCGAACCGATCCGGTTGTCCATGCCGATGCAGCGCGCGACATCCTACACATTGCCGCCTACCTTTTCGCACAGATCCGCGATCTCGTTGATGAAGGTGATCTTGACCGCCAGGTACGCCTCCGATAGCGGCCGCCTTGTGGATGCCCATCCGGTGTGGATTTAGGCCCCGGTGCTAGCTCTGGTGTTAGTACTGGTGCGAAGGATCAGTGGTGGGACAAGTAACGGTTTTTGCAGGCTCGGAGCGCCGTCGGATTTGGGATGATGCAGAGAAGCTGGCGCTATTGGCGCGGGCTTTTGCCCCTGGTGCGGTTCTGGCCCATGTTGCGCGGGC harbors:
- a CDS encoding type I secretion system permease/ATPase; amino-acid sequence: MEDAVKKAQLPQSGREMQIQEALKMCRVFFVNAGIFSAFLNILYLAPTIYMLQVYDRVVPTRGFATLGLLTLLFVAAASTIAVLDLIRTRLFVIASQKLDVQLSGRIFDALMRAGASSGTVTNSSLMREFDQLRGALTGQGMLALFDLPWAPIYIIVCTILHPLLGLFALVGGLILGLLSWLNEKVTKAAIQKVVGANQSLFQAMDSALGQAGVIGALGMRKAFVRIQISERLTSNLISARAGLQTAVITSFVKAIRLMLQSLALGLGAYLVISQQMSPGAIFAASLLVSRALAPIEMVTAAWKSLVQARAAYEQIGLLFDGVGPTPQRTWLPDAQGRVSVEGVSVASPARDRLLLQGVSFGLMPGEMLGIIGPSGAGKSTLARALVGIAPLVNGSVRIDGAALIDWPERQLAGALGYVPQEPTLFRGTIKENIARFQETFPGEGGLDAEVVRVAQLSGVHEFILRLPHGYDTELTYNGSGLSVGQAQRVALARALFGSPCVLVLDEPNSALDAEGEMHLIRTLAELRKQGVTIIVVAHRAGILADVDKLLVIRDGRAEMFGPRKDVMERLSGGKAVVPQETPEKASKD
- a CDS encoding HlyD family type I secretion periplasmic adaptor subunit; the encoded protein is MSDSNIVTMEVVNTENMKLSGGIKMIEASSHRDIWGGWAVILLFFLGFGIFSFAVPLDSAATAEGVVTVYGNRQAVQHRDGGVVSALYVHEGQYVTTGQILLELNGGEVAANERALASQVIGLQAEKARLQAELTNQRAVAEPAAFANLDPQDRKLADDAMRLQRAVLAAHYTAIGQQRRVLQKQAAQLEKKRGGLSEQIVSGEKQASLFDDELSGVRALADQGYASMNRVRELERARAQLSGQNAGLTADRASIGAQLGETQMRSMSLGTDNDRAAADELRKADESLADILPKWNAARHLVEATKIRATASGSVVGLTVFTVGGVIAGGQKLMDIVPKEANLVVTAHVNPNEANDLRVGNVAELRFPSLHERRLPMIEGKVTRVSADIITDEKSNTSFYTIEVTVDPKDMEKINQLKGRSSALKPGLPAQVLIKAKKRTLVEYLMEPFRQALWRSGHEL
- a CDS encoding polysaccharide biosynthesis tyrosine autokinase, with the translated sequence MRACPEQAGTRPQNPPNQVFVRNEHFIQTKDALVWSPSFRTQLWLYSAASYRNTLTVRRKLMATAPVELRYDNPPREKNVILPDPRHLLALFLRRIVVFTCVFALVISAVLAALFMSRPIYSSTASILIEPRKADPIGSTPVVPGLPADTYVVDTQTRLIGSPEVALATVRELHLASNPEFRQTDRSDAKTTVATRAGQPVAMSLDEHAAMTTLLKHLRIQRSGLTYVIDVTATAQSSEMAAAIANSIARQYLLTQSTAKQSETELAGTFVSSHADELRRTALQDDANLQAYINSHNLMSAQGATVAEQQVSSLNEQIATARANYAQALARYEAARGQLSSGGSGGVGAVVQSETIRSMRVQEAQQSAQLAELQSRYGDLHPDVIRAKRNLADVRQQIAAETSRILASLRADVSAASSNLASLQNSLGGARSSLVANSSAQVGLADLQRKADASKTVYTNFLQRSKEVQALAKAPLPDASIAAVARPGEKPLWPNYPLALLFGGIVAVMLGLVGVAVAEYLDDSISTRQDVVSNLNVEYAGGLPDITKLPKAQAGGAPEDFVLDHPFSVYTEAVRNIGAFLKLNRPGASKVVTLASSLPREGKTTLAISLARVLAEGHARVLLIDGDLRRCSASQLLVPGARHGLISVLNGKVSLADALLKDPRSNLAVLPALVKEMSSGAFQAEAIGALMNELRKQFDVIIIDTAPVLAVADTRLLGWLSDATLMVCRWRKSSVKAAKVSVDVLNQSGARVVGTALTLVDTRKYASIGVGEAYGYHRSLSTYHS
- a CDS encoding acyltransferase family protein, producing MTSFPHPSPPSPVNWPEPARAEAHRRARLDYLDGWRGASILLVLAGHFLHIPVLEAGKLGVELFFVLSGRLMAEILFIERMPLRHFYPRRIARIYPALLVMIAVSTLALAHTSMAIGPKYAAAAALLVYNYAAALGYHAGAIDHIWSLCVEEHAYLTLGLIAALTARRPARAWALLLALSLLAMANGVISTAVLGQNWYQSYWRSDVHIASILIPAVLFLSRQWHPQWWAVRAWMIPAALVVGAACFAGDLNHPPVWTGTLGTIAIAFALVWLDRGPVWLVRALSWRGLCAVGLLSYSLYLWQQPFYIHARDGDLALRMASLAGAAVMALISYYAVERPARSWLNLHYKRWLAQRRAMPQAMGAEG
- a CDS encoding glycosyltransferase family 2 protein — encoded protein: MPMATEALAQTLIVIPCLNEEAHLPGLLSQLLTQSGGATIVVADGGSTDQSRAIVNRMAADHPNLILLDNPRRIQSAGVNLAVRRFGAAHLWLVRIDAHCLYPDHYAARLIDAALTTGASSVVVPMVTDGFACFQRGVAAAQNSRLGTGGAAHRHLGHGRWIEHGHHALFDLSLYCRAGGYDEAFSHNEDAELDKRLTALGGRIWLEPTGALTYFPRRTPLALLRQYRGYGFGRAQNIARHRSPLRLRQAIPVPVAPVACIGLMALPLAALEPGAVFLAVPMLLWLLACGTYGLMLGWKQKSACVAFSGLAMAVMHLGWSMGFWQFVLTRPTDGGAPAAIIPGQPNAGADLSR